The following DNA comes from Triticum aestivum cultivar Chinese Spring chromosome 3D, IWGSC CS RefSeq v2.1, whole genome shotgun sequence.
GAGGAGGGAGCTTGAGTTTTTAGTTAAGGTACGTGCGAACTACATCATCATATGGTGTTGTACATTTTCATTTTCCCCTGGTTTATTCACCTATCATGCAGGGAGGCAATCCCTTGGATTTCAAACTTGGACATGTAGTGTCGCTGAGTGTACAGTCCACTTCTGTCACAGATCAGATAGCCGAACAAAATGTGATGAGGTGATAATTAGTTCCTGATCTGTCATGTGATAACACTTACATTGTTATTGGTTGATTTAAGCCTTTAGTTCTTTCTTGCACTGCAGTGAAGCAAAAGGTAGTTTCACATTTGCTGCATCACCTCATGGAGATTCGTTTGATAGTAGTGGCAGACCAGGAAGTTCATGTCGTGAAGCCAACACAGCTGATAATCTTATGCTTTTATATGGAGATACCAGCAAAATAGGTGGGGAGAAACTTGTGAAACGCGGCACTAAAAGAAGTAACACACCTCAACCCGAGATGTCCTTTTGCAATGATGGCCAGAATAACACAAAAGAAGCTGAAGATTCTGGTCTGTTCCGCCATGGGGCAAAGAGCCAAGCGTATGCTCGACGCAGGTCAAAGTCAAGCAGGGAGAATGTAAATACTGTGCCTATTAGGTCTCCACCAGTTCCTCCCTTAAGTTCTCACCGGGAAGATGCAAAAGGTGTAGTACAAGAAGCAAaaaatgatgatcatggcgcctcaTCCAGTGCGGCTCCAATACCGAGAAGTTCAAATGGTAACGATATGTTGAATAATGCGCCAAATAATCAAATGGCAGTGAAGATGGGCAGTGTTCAAGCAATTCATGAAGGCAAGCAAGAAGAAAAACAGGAAATAACGAACAACCAACATGTTACTCTAGCTCCCGAAATCTCATCAAACAGCGTGTTTGATAATTCACAGCATGCTGCAGGTGGCCAGATGCCTAGTGCAGCTGCTTCTGCCGAATCTCCTCATGCTATTACAAAAGAAGCTTCTTCAAGGACAGCTTCTTTGCCATCTACACACAACGAAATCTTTAGAGAAGCACATACTCCTGAAAAGGCAGACATCAGCTGCTCTGACAAAAGAATGGTTTATGCTCATGCAGTTGATATCGAAAATGAGGCTTCTGTTCTGCAGCCAGCCATAGAAACTGCTAGATCTAATGAAAATGAAGTGGATCTAACTTGTACAGATGCCACCAAGACTACTGATGAGCATTCAGGTAAAAATGCTAATTTTGTATCAGTGAAGGTTGGTGAAAATTCTGATGAAGGCTTGAGTAACACAGTACCTGGTGATAACGACGACAAAAGAGATGACCAACTGGAAGGCCGTAGCAGCCCCACTGCTGTGGTTGACGGATGTACTCTTGTACATCCAGAAGTCTGCACTGCTGTGAAAGATGAAATTGAAGTTTGTAACGACGTGGCTGACACGCAAAAGGATACAGGACGTCCTGCTACTTCTGACCACAACAAAGTGACTAAGGAGGCAGGTTCTGATTTGGATAGAAACAACAACTGTTCCAGTGCTTTGAGTGGTTCCGATAAGTTGGCTTCTGTTGATGTGCCCCCTGCTTCGCTCACAGAGGATATGCCTAATCCTGTGCTATCAACTAAATATTCTACATGTAACTTTGACAACGATGTTACAAAATGTAGCCGAAATGATGCAACAGTTACGGAAAAGGAATGTGAAGATCCTATTATGATAAAGAAGGAATATGAAGATTCTATCCTTAGAAGGGCTCGGTTTATAGAGGTACGGTCATATAATGCTCTCCTTTTATGCCAGTATTCTTGTTACTGAAAAGGAAGTCATTACTTGACAGCTGAACGTTAAGAGAGCTGGTGAACAAGCTCTTTGCAATATTTCTTTGGAGAAGAAGCGGAAAAGTCACTGGGAATTTGTTCTGGAGGAGATGGCTTGGATGGCAAATGATTTCATGCAGGTACTTCCTCAACTGATCTTATTTTCTTCATTGCACTCATATGAGCTGTAAGATTTCTTATGTTGTTGTTTAACATTGTTATTACATACATGTAACCTAACTATATCCTATATAATAGGAGCGTCTGTGGAGAAGTACAGCTGCAGCCCAGATGTGCAACTGGATTGCTTCCAGTGGCCGAGCAGCATTTGAAGAAGCTAGTGTTCACAGAAAGCAGAAATCTGCTGCTAGAATTCTGGCCAAGGGCATAATCAATTTTTGGCGTTCAGCTGAGACTTTACGAGCTACTAGTGGTGAGATTCCTAAAGCGTCACAAATAGAGAAATCAAAGGGGATTGAAGAAATGAAGCTTGCTGGCACCAAAGCAGAAAAAGAACTGGTATTAAAAATCAATAAAACATTAATCATTTATTTATATTCTTTTTCCATATTCGTTGATTCTGATGAGTATTACATGTAACGGCTAGGGTGGTTTTGGCTTTCTTGTAGCCTCAGAATGAAATAGCTACAAATGTTGCTTCATGTCATTTTTTTGAAGTGCATAAACTTTGTTGTAGACTTATTAGGCTTGATATGTTTGCAAGTTGCAAGTGCAAGGTTGATGTGATTTATGGAATTTGAACAGGGTGACGAATCCTTTGAACAAGAGAAGCCTAGGTGGTCTCACCACTCTTATATTCAGAGTTACGCTCTTCGGTTTCTGGAGTTCAACTGTAATGTGTCTGAGTGTCTTTCATTAGCTGAAGCACCATCAACTCCAGACAGGCTAAATGATTTTGGCATTTTAAAAGTGCCAGATGAACTTTCAGAAGTAATCTATCTGGCTCTATGGTTTTGACAATTTCCTTCTTTCTTTACGTCCTTTTGCATTCCATCTCATTCTATATGATTTACTTAATAAAGCCTGGTACCATTTTTGTTAGTATGAGAAGAACATGCACAAATAACTTGCCTAAATATTGGTTAATGATACATTTCCTATCTTTCAGACAAATCTCTTTTATGAGGTAGCCCCTGGTGCAATGCACACATACAGAGAGTCTGTGGGGTGTATATCTGTTTATAATAAGGTAAGATGATACTTTCGGTACACCAAAGCAGCAATTATGCCCTTTTTCCATCTTGTGGGAGTTCTGTTAAAATGTGATTGGGGCTTTAACTATTTAGTGTTTTGTTGCtcaaacaaaatctacttagtgttTGTCCTGGCAAATATTTCAGTTGCTTCAGTCGTGGAGTGTACAAAATTCTTGCACATCTAAATTTAGTGTTCTGTTGCTTTCAAGAGATTAATTGGTGTTATGGGCTCAATGGACATTTGATATTACCAGTTGTCATTTCAATGTTAAATCACTAACAAGAACATTTATGCTATAAATTGAGGAATTACACATATAAGTCTCCATGTTTACTACTTGCATCATTCTATTTATTACTATATTCCAAAGTTAACTTCTTTTGTATCCATGTACTGTCAAATTAACTATTTCTGTATTACAGAAATTTGTTAACACTGAACACAAGGAGGATTATGAGCCATCTACATGCGATTATGTTCCAGGTTTATATACCACTCCTTCTCAATACCTGTAACGTGATGCAATCTTCTTATCAATGTTTCATTTTTTTGTTTAGATGTACATAGGGAAAATGCATATGAAGATGATGAAGCTGAGGCATACACTTATTTATTGCCTGAGACATATGATGGTGGCTTGGCATCGAAATCGAGTCACAAGAAGAAACAACAGCAGAGGATGAATGGCAGAAGGCCGTATGATAATGGTGTTGACCTGCCTTATGATCCATGCTCGGAGAGCAAGCCAGGAAACCATCCATTTTTATCGAATAGTAAAAGACCTCCGGATTTCCTTTCCATTCCTACAAAACGCATACGGACAGCTGCTAGACAGCGAGTTGCAAGCCCATTCTCTGCTGGTGTTGCCGGAACCCCTCAGTTCACAAGTAAAACAGATGCCTCTAGTGGAGACACAAACTCCTGCCAAGATGATCAAAGTTCATTACAAGGCGGTTTTGTCCCCAGGAAGAATGCAGATATTGAATCCACTGTTGACTTTGACAGACAATTTATATATGATGGCAGTGAGGTGTCTACTaagtctaaaaagaagaaaaagcctAAGCACCCCGGGTACAAGGCACCACAAAGTGTGACCGAGTCCTATACCTTGATGTCTGGAAAGGTCAGATTCTCAATGCAATTCTCTTCATTGTTCTGTGAACTGTGGTTGGTAGAGAAAGTTTATTCTGCTTATGTTTCAGGCCATTGCCCATGATCCTAGGCCTCAGGTTGATTTGATTGCTCAATATGAGCAGGTATTATGTTTAGCTGTATGTGATTAAGCAGCCAACATTCTTACGGTCAATCCATTAGGTTGTGCTTGGTCAATCTGTCTGTAAAGTCAAACTGAATACTGATACTCCAGCAAGGAATACAATTCTTCCAAATAGCCCCATAGTCATTTTGAAGCGGCTACACATACATGTTCTAGCAACAAACTAGTGAACATTATGCTAAAATGATGTTTGAAGGCACGCAAGTGAACTATAGCATAACACAATTGATTGATTTCAGATTTTCAGTCATCCTTTATGAGTTATGGAGTGTATTCTAGTTTGAGATTAAGAGAGTACTGTAGGGTGTAGTGAACCCTATGCAGCACTGTGAGCCTCCAAAGTTCAGTACCACCAAACATTTCTGAATAGAACTACAGTAAGCATGTAGTTTCTCTAATTTCTGGATACTGTCTCTTTCCTGTACCAGAAGGATTATTTGAAGAAAAGACAGGAGGCTAATCAGTTTGATTCAAATGGGAATATTGGTAACTTTTTTTGTCTCTGCTTCAGACATCATATTTTTATCGGCATATAACATGATAATTATTGGTTCTTATTTGAGGGGGCACGAGAATAACTTCTGACATGTTAGATGCTGATCTATTAACAGTGGTAAATGGTCAGCATGCTTCTAAGAAGAGTAAACTGTTACATCAAGCGCCAGATATTTCATTAGAGGCTCTTACACCAGTTGGCCCACTGGCTTCTCCGGCAGCATCACAAATGAGTAACATGGTAAACCCGACGAAGATTATAAAGATCATCACTAATCGGGATCGTGGAAGAAAAAGTAAAGCACTGAAGGTATTCGTATGTTTTGACATTTTGGTCGTATATATGTTTTGCACCTTTATCTGCATATAGCCATAGACACTGTTTTACTGTGCTGCGCCTTTTCCTTTACAAATGAAAACCATTTTTCTTTGCACATGCATTACTTTTCTTTGTTAGCAATTAAAACTATTTGAGTTTGAATTCATTATTTGCTGAAACCAAATTGATGTTAATAGTTTATGTActtctggaaggggagccttggcgcagtggtaaagctgcttacagaaatgtagggaaaggctgcgtacaatagacccaaagtggtcggacccttccccggaccctgtgcAAGTGGGAGCTgcatgcaccgggctgccccctTTTTTTTTAGTTTATGTACTTCTGATTGTAGTACTATCAAGTAGATAACTAAGTTCATCCTATGCttggcttcctcttttgtttctgGCCTTTTGGTTCTCTTGTGTAACTGAATGGACTGCCCAATTACCCAGGAAGCTTTTCCTTCTCATTGGTTGCTGAACTGTAGTATGCGCTTCCTTATGTCACAACTAGGGCTGGGAACTAACTGAGTTCAAGAAAAGACAGACATCCCAGGAAGCTTTTCCTTCTCATTGGTTGCTGAACTGTAATGCGCTTCCTTATGTCACAACTAGGGCTGGGAACTAATTGAGTTCAAGAAAAGACAGCCAGGCTTATTATGAGCTTGCCTCATTTTACATTCTGGGCTTCTGGCTTGGATGAAGTTCTCCAGCGTGAATAGAGGGATGATTGTTAACTTTTGTGCTGCTTGAATTGGCTCAGTAGTATGTTTAGGATTTTTACCTTTAAATTTAGCATATTCATCATTTGTGCTCCCAGCCTGAGCAAAGGTCAGTTGAGATCAAAATTAGCACAAATTTGATTTCATGCTCAATTAAACTAGAAATGAGCTCAGTCTGACCTGACCCTTGTTGAATTGTGCCAATTTTTTTATTTCTAACGTTTTCTGTTTCAGCTAAGATTATTGTTTAGCATGCAAGCACAGCCATCTATGGCATTTTTGCTTACCAACTACTTTCTGAAATATTGATCTGTTGGTCAGATCGCTGCTGTCGACTCCACATTGAGCCAAAACTTAGCCGATCCTTAGCCTCATGTTTTTCCAGCCTAACTGTTTTAGTTGAGCCAAGATATTTATTTATCATGCCAACACCTCAGCTCTGGCATTTTGCTCATCAACTACTTACTGAAATGTTGATCTCTTTTTCAGATGACTGCTGGCCACTCCGGTCCTGGAAGTCCATGGTCAAATTTCGAGGATCAGGTTATTCTATGTTTGAAATTACTTGATCTTGCAACATTTTGCGGAAAACTGCTAACATCTTAAAAAAAACCAGGCTCTTGTGGTGCTTGTACATGATATGGGTCAAAACTGGGAACTAGTGAGCGACGCACTGAATAGCATTGTCCAACTGAAGGTAATTATGTTATTTAGGCAATATCTAAGCCATGTTGTTTCCATTTTCCTTTTCTAGCGTTTACTTATGATTGATTGACGTTAATTCTTTTTAGAAATGCTGAATATTACtactttcttccttgtatatggatGAAATTTTTCACCATATTCTGGTGGCTTTAAAACATTGGTCATCAATTTCTTACTTAATGCCTTAATGGTGGACTCTTCCATCCCGATATTTGCAGTGTATATATAGAAGGCCTGATGAGTGTAAGGACCGTCACAAGCTTCTGACGGATAGAAGTTCTGGTGATGGCGCTGACAGCGCAGATGACTCAGGCTCATCTCAACACTATCAATCCACATTACCTGGCATTCCGAAGGTATGCTCTCTCATTTATGTTATACCTATCCTCCGTTCCAAATTAGTGTCGCTGGTTTAGTACagaagttgtactaaatcagcgacacttaatttggaacggatggagtagctTTTTTTATGGAAATGATATTAACTGCTAGATCCTTGATTAGTGGCTATAGGATTTCTGTAAATCTGCTCAGCTTTTATTGATCGCTATAAATTTCACGAATAAGGCCACCTTTTCTTGTCCAATAAGCTGCACGGAGATGCACACAAAATGTCATTTCTTGAACAATTAACACTATGAATCCCTCGTGTGAATATCAGGGCAGCGCCAGACAGCTGTTTCAGCGCCTTCAAGGACCGTTTGAGGAAGAGACTCTTAAGACACATTTTGAGAAAATAATATTCCTTGGGCAGAAATTGCATCCATGTCGCAGAAAGGTTAGTATTATCTTCCTTTGAAAACCTCTCACTGACTTGATTTTGCGTGAGGCATAGCTGCCATTTTCCTTCGTCGTAGTAGCCATGTTTCCTTTTCCTGGTAATTTTGCTATGCTGTTTTATGCCTTCCTTACTGTCTGTAAGGACAATCATCTGCTGCTGTTGGATATGCAGAGAATGCTGATCCTCATTTTAGGTTTGTGAAGATTGGCTATCCTCTCCCCATTTACTTTTGATGTATCATATATACCCCTAGACGCTCTGTGGAGTTGAGTCAAAATGGCCCCATACTTTCACGAGTCTGGGGCTTTGCCACGCAGGCTCACACGAGCCAGGTTTTTCTCTTTCCAAAATGGGCATCACTCACGTAGACGCTCGAGACTTTGAGTATTATGCACATTTATAAGATCCCTTGCCTGTGTAAAATGAACAAAATTTTGGGGAAAAAGTTGCCATTACAGAACTTATCCTTTTTCTGGTTCAGCCACAAGTGCAATAGTTGCTTAATAATTTTCCTCTGTGATTTGTTTTCTGATTCTGACTGAAATAAGGATTATTTCTGGGCAGGACTAGGTTTGCCGAGTCTCACTTTATAGTTTTCTGTACCTAAACTGGCCACCAAATTTGTGCGGAATCTGGTGACCACTGATCCTGATCTTAAGTAAACTACATAGTTTACTCACCTTTTTCCCTGATCATTTTTGGAAGAACATCAAGTATAAATATAAATTGACGATATTGCGCCGTTTCTTGATTAGGTTTCGCTAGGTTGAAGCAATATATTTTCACTTGAAACCACATAACAGTTGTTTGCAAGTCACACCCTGATACGCCATAGGGGTATGGCAATTTGGGTACAGTGATCACGATATGATATTTCCTCCAAACAGGAAATGTATGCATGCTTTTCAATGTAAATGTAATTCCTGATTAAACCTTGCTACTTGGGTTGGTCTGATAATCTTTCTGATGTTTCCTTCCAATTTGCTGTAATTTTTGTGTTATTTTTGTTTATCGTTCTCATTGAGTATTATCAATATTTGCTTGCTGACATGATTCTCGTCTCTGTCTGTCCTTTATGTGTGTATTCATTTTTGGTCATTAAGGGGGAAATGCAGGAGCTTAAGCCAATAAATCCACTTCATACTTCTCATGTTCTTGCACTTTCTCAAGTGTGCACAAGCAACTTCTCTGGTGGCATTTTGACGTATGTGCATACACTTCAAACTAACCTTTTTAGATGTTAATTGGCGCCCCCTATATTATTCAGTGTATTCTTATCTAATCCAGCTACTGCTGGTCATTTTGTGTTCTATGCTTCTTTCTAATTCAAAACATTTATAGGCCACTTGATCTTTGTGACACAATAACTTCAATTCCGGATGCACTTCCTGTTGGTTACCCGGGATCACATACAAATGTGTTAACGCTTCCGAACCATCACGGTTCAATTAGTCCTGCTCTTCCAACTTCAAATGTGAACCCAAGGTTATCAGGTTCTCCTGGTATGGTACTAGGAAGCAGTTTGCCATCACCTTCAACATTGAATGGCCCGGCTAGGTAAATGACCCTGTTGTCTTCTCTAGCTGATATTTAATAAATTTGTCTTTTAATGTTTGTTTCTGCATGTATGCTCAAAGGTATGGTGTGCCTAGACCTACCTCTTTACAGGGCGACGAACAACAAAGAATTCAGTATACTCATATGGTTAATGGCAGAAATCTTCAGCAGCCTGGAGTTTCTGTTCCTGGTGTGTTGCCCGCTGGAGTTGATCGTGGTGTTCGAATGATGCCTGGTGCTAATGGTATGGGAATGATGACTGGACTTGCTCGATGTGCACCTGTTGCAAGGCCGGGTTTTCCAAGGATTGGTTCCCCAGGAATGCGAAATATGGTTTCATCTGGAAACATGCTATCCAGTGGTCAAGGCATGCAAAACTCGGTAAATCTTCACCCTGGTTCTGTACCTGGCCCTGGAAATACGATGTTGAGGCCACGTGATCCGATGCAGATGATTCGGGTACGCATCCCCTTTCATATTATATTATGATATGTAAATTTCAGTGTATCTCCTTTTTGCACTGACCGGTTTAGTAGAAGCACTTTAGTAGAAAGTACTATGCATGCCATCTGTCTTTCCTTCTTGCTAAAATGATGTACTGGTTAACTGATGATCCTTAACAACTGTCTGGTCATACACGTCATCTCTGACAGTGCCAATATAAACAAAACAGTGTTTTTCCAACATTTACTGCCAAGACTGGTTGGTTTACCATATAGGCCAATACTTGTCCCAGACAACCTGCAGCAAATGTTTGCTGGTTGTTTTCTGAGCAGGCCGTATTACCTTTCCATCTGGAGAGAAGCCCACAGACTTCATGGGTATTGACACTTGCTCTTTTAAGTGATGCTAAAACCACTTTCACCCTGCTCTCTCCTTGCCCTACTATATGTCTAAGAATGACAAACCAGCTTTTAAGTTATGCTAAAACCACTTTCACCCTGCTCCTTCCTTGGCCTCCTATATGTCTAAGAATGACAAACCAGCTACTGTTGTGATTGCTGGTCAACAATGAGATAACTACCATGCTGCCGATATCCAGACAGCATGGCAGCGAGGGATTGGGTAGACATAGATTGAGACTAGAGAATAATTTTGGGTGAGATCATATTGGTTATTCTTGCTTGATTTCCAAACCTTACATGACCTGCACATTTATAATACCTCCCAACTTGACACCTAGGGTGTCTCTGAATCCATACTTTACCTAATCCTTGCTGTTCAGAATTAAGCATTCCTAATTCTGTCTCTAACTCATCTTTCTCAGTTCAAGTCGGATCCTTCCTGAACTCTTCCCTAGCCGACTCTTTGAATCTCATTGGGCGTATCTTTCTGTACATAACTCACATACAAGTTGCACACCTTGCCGGCCGGCCGGTTGGCCACAATACATCTGATGCTGCTTTGAGGCCATGTACTAATGTCCACAACGCACCCCTCCTGGACAAGCAGCTTGTCCCCAAGCTGCAGGCTAGCGACCATGGTTTCGTTTCTCCCAGAAGTCCATGCCTTGGCACCATTTGCTGCTACTGCTGCAGAATCACACGTCACATCTGTACACAATGCTGTTTTTTCTTCttcgagaaaacgcaaaagacCTTGCGTTTCTTTTCATTGAATAGGTAGGGGGTCAGTTACAGTCGTCCTAGGACGAATAAAGCGAGAATCAGGTACAAGGCTCAGTGCACATCCCATGTAGGGGGGAGGACTACTCTAAGACCTGCCGCTCCGGCCTTAGCCCAGGAGCCAGCTTCCTCCTTGATTCGGTCGACGAGCGTGCGGAGGGAATTGGAGATCCAGCCCTTGCCAGGCGCGTCCCTTGTCTGTTCGCGAGAGCCATAGCCACCGCAGTCTGAGCGCAAGCCCGGTGCGCTCTAGGTCGCGAACCCCGAGACCTCCAAGCTCGAGGGGGCGGGAGACAAGGCGCCAGTTCACATGGCAGTGACCGCCGTTGGCGACGGCTCGCCCAGCCCATAGGGATCCTCGTTGAATCTTCTCGAGCTGCCGCAGA
Coding sequences within:
- the LOC123078446 gene encoding chromatin modification-related protein EAF1 B; amino-acid sequence: MGGIVECGLSTDTKTSPRRVAIEKAQEELRQEYDVREERRRELEFLVKGGNPLDFKLGHVVSLSVQSTSVTDQIAEQNVMSEAKGSFTFAASPHGDSFDSSGRPGSSCREANTADNLMLLYGDTSKIGGEKLVKRGTKRSNTPQPEMSFCNDGQNNTKEAEDSGLFRHGAKSQAYARRRSKSSRENVNTVPIRSPPVPPLSSHREDAKGVVQEAKNDDHGASSSAAPIPRSSNGNDMLNNAPNNQMAVKMGSVQAIHEGKQEEKQEITNNQHVTLAPEISSNSVFDNSQHAAGGQMPSAAASAESPHAITKEASSRTASLPSTHNEIFREAHTPEKADISCSDKRMVYAHAVDIENEASVLQPAIETARSNENEVDLTCTDATKTTDEHSGKNANFVSVKVGENSDEGLSNTVPGDNDDKRDDQLEGRSSPTAVVDGCTLVHPEVCTAVKDEIEVCNDVADTQKDTGRPATSDHNKVTKEAGSDLDRNNNCSSALSGSDKLASVDVPPASLTEDMPNPVLSTKYSTCNFDNDVTKCSRNDATVTEKECEDPIMIKKEYEDSILRRARFIELNVKRAGEQALCNISLEKKRKSHWEFVLEEMAWMANDFMQERLWRSTAAAQMCNWIASSGRAAFEEASVHRKQKSAARILAKGIINFWRSAETLRATSGEIPKASQIEKSKGIEEMKLAGTKAEKELGDESFEQEKPRWSHHSYIQSYALRFLEFNCNVSECLSLAEAPSTPDRLNDFGILKVPDELSETNLFYEVAPGAMHTYRESVGCISVYNKKFVNTEHKEDYEPSTCDYVPDVHRENAYEDDEAEAYTYLLPETYDGGLASKSSHKKKQQQRMNGRRPYDNGVDLPYDPCSESKPGNHPFLSNSKRPPDFLSIPTKRIRTAARQRVASPFSAGVAGTPQFTSKTDASSGDTNSCQDDQSSLQGGFVPRKNADIESTVDFDRQFIYDGSEVSTKSKKKKKPKHPGYKAPQSVTESYTLMSGKKDYLKKRQEANQFDSNGNIVVNGQHASKKSKLLHQAPDISLEALTPVGPLASPAASQMSNMVNPTKIIKIITNRDRGRKSKALKMTAGHSGPGSPWSNFEDQALVVLVHDMGQNWELVSDALNSIVQLKCIYRRPDECKDRHKLLTDRSSGDGADSADDSGSSQHYQSTLPGIPKGSARQLFQRLQGPFEEETLKTHFEKIIFLGQKLHPCRRKGEMQELKPINPLHTSHVLALSQVCTSNFSGGILTPLDLCDTITSIPDALPVGYPGSHTNVLTLPNHHGSISPALPTSNVNPRLSGSPGMVLGSSLPSPSTLNGPARYGVPRPTSLQGDEQQRIQYTHMVNGRNLQQPGVSVPGVLPAGVDRGVRMMPGANGMGMMTGLARCAPVARPGFPRIGSPGMRNMVSSGNMLSSGQGMQNSVNLHPGSVPGPGNTMLRPRDPMQMIRPGQNSEEHRQMMVQEFQMQVPQGNSQAIHFSGTPFPHAGTSSPVQSFPVQQSQPHQMPQQAHMFGNTQHSHIRGANQSSPQHQAYARLAKERHIQQSMMSQQQHPLSAASAVPTVQNGSQTQPQSAVNAVPSSQSQHKKQHPTQHPQDSSVPPNQPANSTSHKQKKQQAQQQSRQNQQQRHQGSQQAKLMKSLGRGNMTQQNPSVDGTQLSGIPATSKNQVSDTNMMQQAPAYFTGNKGLIPSVPQPGNQPKMYASHTPQSPIQSSDIGNQGSIQGSPNQTLLASQQAPVHSSSQLATQQQQQQRHMNPSHNNIQRLMMQQNRHMNSDVRIELPVDQVNQVIPSTSVARSTDSGSPGVSSIQHRKQDSSQDPTAVASTSQLASSPQDSFVGNEAFLSAPNQGMLQRQMSGGVPIHGNVIGTQRQQQQARLQLQTQQQQQQQQRPDVQGSLYAHPSNSGAG